In the Gammaproteobacteria bacterium genome, one interval contains:
- a CDS encoding DUF2092 domain-containing protein — translation MTRTLVSQHTQFMRNRLLVCIAIVWTMLVSAPTYSADAASASAVKPEADQLLRQMSDYLISLDQFSVRAENTEDVLLPSGQKLQMGYLVELFVQRPDRLRANVRGDRDNQDLFYDGETITLLDTDLNYYATIAAPPELDAALDYAMEAFNLRAPLSDLVYTNAYAALTKNTESGFYVGMSEIRGIECHHLAFVQHDIDWQVWIENSETPLPRKLVITDKWVTGAPQFVAILSDWNVSPHLQDKLFTFVEPDKGEKIEFLPVDQTRMP, via the coding sequence ATGACGCGGACGTTGGTCTCCCAGCATACGCAATTTATGCGCAACCGACTCCTAGTGTGTATTGCGATCGTCTGGACTATGCTCGTCAGCGCACCGACCTATAGCGCAGACGCCGCGAGCGCTTCTGCAGTTAAACCGGAAGCCGATCAGTTGCTCAGACAAATGAGTGACTATTTGATTTCCCTTGATCAATTTAGTGTGCGAGCTGAAAACACAGAAGACGTGCTTCTCCCCTCAGGGCAGAAACTACAGATGGGCTATTTAGTTGAACTCTTTGTGCAACGTCCAGATAGACTTCGCGCCAATGTCAGAGGCGACAGAGACAACCAAGATCTCTTCTATGATGGCGAGACCATCACGCTCTTGGACACGGATCTCAACTACTATGCCACCATCGCAGCGCCCCCCGAGCTTGACGCGGCGCTCGATTATGCTATGGAAGCCTTTAACCTCAGGGCGCCCTTATCGGATCTCGTCTACACCAACGCCTATGCGGCATTGACGAAAAACACTGAATCCGGATTTTACGTCGGAATGAGCGAGATTCGAGGCATCGAATGTCATCATCTGGCATTTGTCCAACATGATATCGATTGGCAAGTATGGATTGAAAACAGCGAGACACCACTACCCAGAAAGCTCGTTATCACCGACAAATGGGTAACGGGTGCCCCGCAATTTGTGGCTATCCTGTCGGATTGGAATGTGTCTCCGCACTTGCAGGATAAGCTGTTTACCTTTGTCGAACCGGACAAGGGCGAAAAGATCGAGTTTTTGCCAGTCGATCAAACCCGGATGCCGTGA